The genomic region CGACGCTCTCCTCGACAAGTTTTGCTATTCGCTTGGCGAAATAGTAGATGCGCCTGAGTTTCTCGATGATCTCGACTTCAAGGGTATAGGCTTGTAGGCGATTGGGTTCATCTGCCACCAGTCGAGTGGCTTGATGATTGGTCGCCGCATCAAACAACTGCTGTACAGTTGTCTTCATCCCGGTGACCTGGTCAGCTCGATTCGTGTCCTGTAGTTTAACGGCTTGCAGCGCAAGTTCGACAGCCCGAGATACCTGTGTGTGAAGATGATTCAGCATGCGTTGGGTTTCCGGACTTATCTGTAGATTTTCCTCGAGACGTTTGTAGCCTAAGCCCACTAAATCGGTTTCGATGAGGTCAGCGAGATTTTCCAGGTTGTTGATGGTGGACATCAGGTTCAAGACGGTTTCTGTCTGTTGTTGGTTGAGTCTTTCTCCGCTTAATTTACCCAGATAACCCACTATTTGTTCGTGAAGTACGTCGACCTTGTCGTCCATTTCGCCTATCTCTGCGAGCAGTTTGCGGTCTCCGCCAAGCAGGGCCGGCATGATCTGATTCAGCATTTCCCTGACCTGCTGTCCTGCACGGCCGATCTCCAGCCTGGCCATATCCAACGCCAGCGTTGGTGTTTCCAGAAGTTCATCATCGAGAAAACGGGGACGTGTGATCCGCTCCTCTTCCAAAGGTCTGTCTGGTACGAGTCTCTCCACAAGGCGGCCAAACGCGCCGATGAAACCGATAAAGATAAGCGTGTTGGCAATATTAAAGATGGTGTGGGCGTTTGCGATTTGGCGAGGTGTATCAGCAGCCAGTTTTGCCGTGCCTGTCAGTTCGTTGGAAGTGGGGGAGATAAGCAGAACCAGGTCGGCCAGATAGTCGATGAATGCAACCCAGAGCAGGACGCCCGCAATGTTGAAGATGACATGTACCAGAGCTGCGCGTATTGCTTCGCGTTTCTTGCCGATTGATGCAAGCATGGCTGTAACACAGGTACCGATGTTGGCTCCAAAGGCCAGTGCAATGCCTGCAGGCAGAGTGATGAATCCCTGACTTGCCATCACGATGACGATACCCGTTGTGGCTGAAGAAGACTGGATCAGTGCGGTGAAGACGGCTGCAATCAGAATGCCAATCAGCGGGTTTGCCATCGTTGCCATAAGATCGAGAAAAGGTTGATAACTGCGCAGGGGGAACATTGCGTCGCTCATCAGGCTCATGCCGAAAAAGATGAGGCCCAACCCCAGCAGCATATTGCCGTAGTGGCGGATCTTGTCCTGTTTGGAGAAGAACCACGCGCCAAAACCAAAGGCAACCATCAACAGCGCGTATTTGGTAACCTTGAAGGCGACGATCTGGGCGGTGATAGTAGTGCCGACATTGGCGCCCATGATGACACCGATCGACTGGGCCATCGACATCAGTCCGGCCGAGATAAAGCCCACCACCAGCACGGTTGTTACTGAGGATGATTGGATTATTGCGGTAACGAACGCACCTGTCAGAGCACCCATGAATCGATTTGTGGTCAGCCGGGCGAGTACGACCTTCATACGTTCACCAGCAACCAATTTCAGTGATCCGGCCATCTGTTCCATGCCAAACAGAAAGAGTGCAAGCCCACCTAGCAGACGGATGGACATGTCCCACCAGTTCGGTTCGGTGAGGAGATCATTGGCGGCAAAAGCCGGTATAAAGAGGATCAGGAGCAGCAGTCCCACCCCGAGTTGTTGGATGCTGTTTGGTTCAAACAGCCAACTGGAAAGGGGTCTGGTAAATTTCATTCTTTGACGATTGTGACCGGGATAGGACAGAGTTTAATGACCTGTTCGGCCTTTGAGCCCATGAGAATGTTTTTGAGCCCACTGCGGCCTTTGTTTCCCATGACCAGCAGTTGAGGTTGAAGCTTTTCGACCACCTGAAGAATCTTGGTGACTGTCAGGCCGGATACCAACATGACATCAGCTTTTTTGATCGTGCTTTTGAGTTCCGGGTTCTCTTTAATGAGTTTGGCCAGGAACTCATCCATCATCTCTTCAGCAATCTCTTCCAGGCGCTTGAGGATCTTTTTCCCTCCCTTGATCTTCTTGGGTGCATAGTAGCCAGGAGAGCTTGCCAAATCGTGTACCACATGCAGGATGGTGAGATTGGTACCGATGCACTTAGACATATTCGCCGCATATTTCAAGGCGGCCATTGCGTGGGGAGAGAAGTCGATGGCGACCAGAACATTCTGTCGCATTTTGTCCTGTGATTCAGCCATGAGGTTAACTGTTTTTCAGTCGATACTGAAAATGATTCACAAGTTTTTCACGCATCCGTTTCTCTTTGTGTCTCTTTGCTGCCGCAAGGCGGCGTTTGGCAACTCCGATAAGGGTTTCCTGAGCATTGAGTGATTTTTCGTTGTCGGCAGGCTTGCGCTGTACATAGTTGCCGTCGGCCAGCATGTCCCAGGCGGAACGCTGGTCACTGAGCTGCACATCAAGGATCAGCCTTAACTCCTGTCGCAGGGCGGAGGCCTCAACGGGAATCAGTACCTCCACCCGACTCTCAAGATTACGGTGCATGAGATCTGCAGAGCCGATGAAGTACTCTTCGTTGCCGCCATTTTGGAAATAGGTGATTCGTGAATGTTCCAGAAAACGTCCCACTATGCTGATCACTTTGGCTGATTCGCTCAGTCCCGGAATACCGGGCCTCAGTCTGCAAGTGTTGCGTACAATGAGGTCAACCCTTACACCCGTTGTGGTTGCTTTATAGAGGGCTTTGACGATGTCGGCGTCCTCCAGGGCATTCATCTTCATCTGGATCAGCCCCGGCTGCTCTGCCGAGTGCAGGCTGGTTTCCCGGTCGATCTTTTTCAACAACATCTTTTTCAGGGAGTAGGGGGCGGCGAGGATCTTGCGGTAACTCGGAGGTGGGGAGTAACCAGTAAGGTAGTTGAAAAGTTCCGTGAGGTCCTGGCCTACATCCTTGTCGCAGCCAAGAACACCCAGATCGGTATAGAGGCGCGCAGTGCCGGCATGGTAGTTGCCGGTGCCAACGTGGTAGTAGCGGCGCAGTTTTGCGTAGTCACGCCGCACAACCAGGATCAATTTACTGTGGGTCTTCAGACCGATGACGCCGTAGGTGACGTGAATGCCTGCCTGCTCAAGCCGACGGGCCCAGCGGATATTGGCAGCCTCATCGAAGCGGGCCATGAGCTCGACCAGTACAGCCACCTGTTTACCGTTGCGGGCGGCCTGAATCAAGGAGTTGAGAATGTTTCCCTCTCCAGAGGTGCGGTAGAGGGTCATTTTGATCGCCAGGACCTTGGGGTCTTCTGCTGCATTCCTCAGGAACCGCTCAACTGTAGTGTTGAATGATTCGTAGGGGTGTTGCAGCAGTAACGGCCCCTGGTCACGAATGATGTGAAAGATGTTTCGCCGGTCATGGGCAAGCTGTGGATGATCCACCACGTGGTGTGGAGGATCCCTTAGATCGGGGATGTTTAGCGATGCCAGCTCAAAGAGATCCCGGGTGGCAATCATACTGTCGATCTCAAAGACGTCCTGCTCCTCGTCCAGCCCCAGTTCTGCGGCCAGCATTCCCCTATGGGTCGGGTTCATGCCCTTGGAGACTTCGAGGCGAACAATGGGGGCAAAATGGCGTTCTCGCAGCTCTATCTCGATCATCTCCAGCAGATCGCTGGCAACCTCTTCATCCCGCTCTACATTGGCGTTGCGGGTGATACGGAAAGATTCACAAGACTCGATCTCCATCCCCGGAAACAGCATGTCGAGGTTGTTCGCTACCAGATCGTCCAGGGTTATGAAAGTGTGTTGTTCATCAACCTGAATCATTCGCGGTGATACCTTTTTACCCACCGGCACTTTGATACGTGCCATATAGAGTTCATGTCCGCCGGGAAAACGCAGTGTTACCAGAAGGTTGAGGGTGAGGTTGGAGATAAAAGGGAAAGGGTGGCTTGGATCCATCGCCAACGGGGTCAGCATGGGAAAAATATTCTGCCGAAAATGCTCCCGCAGCTTCGCCTGTTGTGAGCTGTCGAGCGCCTTATAGGTGGTGATCAGAATATTGTTTTCGGCTAGCAGGCCGTTGACTTCAATATACATGCGCTGCCGCTCAACCTGCATCTCCCGGATGACTTCCAGGCACTCATTCAGTTGTTCGGCAGGCGCTCTGCCGTCCACGCTGGGTTTGGTGACACCTGCTGCAATCTGTTGTTTCAGACCGCCGACACGTTTCATGAAAAACTCATCAAGGTTGCTGCTGACGATGGCAAGAAATTTGACCCGCTCCAACAGCGGGGTGCGTGGATCGTCGGCTTCGTGAAGCACCCGGCGGTTGAATGAAAGCCAGGTCAACTCCCGGTTCAGATAGAGCCCTGGCTGGTCGAGATTGGCGTCGTCGATAGTCGCTGCGGCGTCATTGTCAGCGGAAATCGCCTGAAGAAGATGCTGTTTGATTTGAGACATATCGGGTGCGTGCAATGGTATGTTTGATTAATCAGCTACCCGCTAGTATAGCTTCAAGTCAGTGGTCGTGGAGAAAGCAAAAACGCTGCGAAATGGCAGACGGGTCAGAAATAGAAACGGACTTCGTTTGAACGGAGATTGTGCATGACATTCATCTGGTCGAGGAGGGTGGCCAGAAAGGCGGTAGCCGTGATCCTGCCCAGCCCGCCTTGCGCGCATTCCCTCTCTCCAAATCGGGTCACACCATCGACTCGCCCATGAGACGAGCTTATCAGTGCCGGTAGTGGGTCACCTGTGTGCCTGCCACTGTTACTGTCAGTTGAGTGATCGCCGGTAATTCCAATCACGATCTCTTCATCCAACAGCGGGGAAAGAGATCTGTCGACACGCTCGATCATCTTCATTTTTCCAACGGGATCCAGGTCATGAGAGCAGATGTCAGGCCCCTTGATATGTAGAAATACCAAGTCGTACTCTCTTAGCGCTTTCAGCGTGCACTCCACCTTGGCGTCTATGTCGGTATCCGGGAGCGAGGAGAAACGGTCATCACGTAACGTCTGGTACCCCAGTAGGTTGGCCAATCCCAGAATGGTCTCTTCACCCGCAATTACTGCCGCATTAAGGCCCAAATGCTTGACCAGCGATGGCAGGGCGGAAACGGTACCCGGGCTTCTGCAGATGATGCCGTTGGCCACCGGTTTGTTCTCTTCACGGCGCTGATTGTTGACCGGGTGGTTGTCGAGGATCTCGAATGCCTGCTCAGTAAAGCGGTTGATCGCTCCGGCTGTGATGACAGCAACGCTATCCGTTGGATCAAGGGCTTCGCAGTGGCGGAGTCCGAGAGACTCATAGCGGTGGCCGGAATCAGTGTCGGAAATCCGGGAAGAGAAGATCTGTCCGGTAAGTTTCAGTACAGCCCGATGCTGGGTTGCCGGATGTAAAATGGCGGTGATTCCATTGCCCAGGTCAAGGTTACCCAGTGCGGCGGCAAGTTCATCAGTCCCTGATTGAATACGGCCAGCGCGGCGGTCCAGAATATCAAAGCCACCGGAATGCCTGGAAAGCGTGGCGAAGTTACACCGCAGCAGCAGGTCGCCTGGCTGACTGGATAAACCTATGCCGGCCGCCTCTACCGGTCCGCGTGAGAGTCTTATGGCTTCTGCGACGGGCAGACCGAGCAACAGACTTGTGCCGGTATGAGTGCCGACCGGCAAGCCAGGTAAAAGCGGGTCGACCAGGCTGCATTGACCGGACGCAAGTAGCTGGTCCATATTGGGGGTAGCAGACTGCTCCAGCGGCGTATGGTTGCCGAAGGCGGGAATAGGGCGGTCACCAACGCCGTCCAGTATGATCATCAAACCTTTGTATTGCCGCACGTTTACACCGTTTTATCGGATCGTTGAGCGAAAACGCTTTTTACGCTTGCATCGCAATTTTCTGACAAAGCATCGATGATCGTTCGCATGATCCGGTTGGTTGCTTTATCTTTATCATCATTATTGATGATGGGTGTTCCTGATAGATCAGATTCTGAGAGCAGGAATGACTGAAGCGACCAGATTGAATCAAATTCTGAGAGATATTTCTGACTGCCGCGGGCAGGCGCTGATATCCCTCTACCACTCAGTTGTCGCTTCAGTTGATCCGGCTTAATAACGGCGAGCATGATGGGGACAATGACTGCATTGCTATTATCAGAAATTTTCCCTACCAGCGCTGGATGTACATGAATCCCCTCAAGGATAAGTGAAACCCGTTCACGCAAAGCGCGTTGAATGACAGCTTCGCATGGGACCGATAACAATTCAGTCTGGTTGAGATATCCAGAAATCATCAGACTTTCGTTACCTTCTGTTTGCTCGTTTTGTCCGGGCAGGAGTCGCCAGGCATTAAAAGATGAAGTGTGCAGTATGGGGAGCAGGCGTTCGGGAATCATCATCCGCATTACCTCCCGTAACATATCCGTCGACTGCGTGCGAACGATGCCAAGTCTGTGAGCTACCTCGGTAGCAATGGTGCTTTTCCCACATCCAGTTGTACCGCCCAACAGAAGAATCAGAGGGCGCCCGCTATGTGTGTAGTCTACCCAAACCATATAACGCCTGGCCGCTTCGGTACCAAAATTGTTTTTCAGCTCACTATAGGTCAGCATGCCCAACTCGCTTGAGTCGATCTTATATCTACCGTCGTCAATCAATTGCTGGTAGATCTCTTGAGAGATGGATGCGGATTTTTCGGCAGAGAGGCCGGTCGATTCCAGGCAGCGTTGGTGGTCCGAGATAGAAAACGGATTAGTCTGTCCCTGATGGTCTCTGACCTGTATGGTTACGCGTCCCCGGTCTGAATTTTCATAGTTCTCCAGTACCTCTGAAAACCCCATTTTTTTCAGTAGCTTGCTGACTCGCTGGCGAAGAGATAAAGTAGTGACCTCAGACTCGTTGGAGATATCATCTCTAACATTGGATGCAAGTTTATAGGCCTGTTCGAAGGTCAATCCTGCCTCACTTAACGAACGTGTGAGAATGCCTCTGAGAAAAGGAATTCTGGTGCCTTCAGATGAATCGATGATGATGACTTTTGCCATGTGTTGCCGGCATCCCTCTTATTTATTCTTTACACGTAACTGCAAGATTATAACTTAGACCAGGCCTGATACGAATATTGGGTCAGTAGGCGCTGATGATCTCATTCAATCTCTCTTTAACTTTTTGAGCCTCGGCGTCCAGTTGCGGCAAGCGGTCTTGGGTCTTGGTGAGCTTTTCCTCAGCAGCGTCCTGTTCCATATCCTGGGCAATCTTGGCAAGCCCCACCGCACCTACATTATTACTGGCTGATTTTAGACTATGCATGATACGTCTCACCTCTGCGTGATTTTTATTTTCAAGTGCACTGGGGAGGATAGCCCTCAAACTTGAAAAACTATCGAA from Gammaproteobacteria bacterium (ex Lamellibrachia satsuma) harbors:
- a CDS encoding Na/Pi cotransporter family protein, with the protein product MKFTRPLSSWLFEPNSIQQLGVGLLLLILFIPAFAANDLLTEPNWWDMSIRLLGGLALFLFGMEQMAGSLKLVAGERMKVVLARLTTNRFMGALTGAFVTAIIQSSSVTTVLVVGFISAGLMSMAQSIGVIMGANVGTTITAQIVAFKVTKYALLMVAFGFGAWFFSKQDKIRHYGNMLLGLGLIFFGMSLMSDAMFPLRSYQPFLDLMATMANPLIGILIAAVFTALIQSSSATTGIVIVMASQGFITLPAGIALAFGANIGTCVTAMLASIGKKREAIRAALVHVIFNIAGVLLWVAFIDYLADLVLLISPTSNELTGTAKLAADTPRQIANAHTIFNIANTLIFIGFIGAFGRLVERLVPDRPLEEERITRPRFLDDELLETPTLALDMARLEIGRAGQQVREMLNQIMPALLGGDRKLLAEIGEMDDKVDVLHEQIVGYLGKLSGERLNQQQTETVLNLMSTINNLENLADLIETDLVGLGYKRLEENLQISPETQRMLNHLHTQVSRAVELALQAVKLQDTNRADQVTGMKTTVQQLFDAATNHQATRLVADEPNRLQAYTLEVEIIEKLRRIYYFAKRIAKLVEESVADPLIVETE
- a CDS encoding universal stress protein, producing MAESQDKMRQNVLVAIDFSPHAMAALKYAANMSKCIGTNLTILHVVHDLASSPGYYAPKKIKGGKKILKRLEEIAEEMMDEFLAKLIKENPELKSTIKKADVMLVSGLTVTKILQVVEKLQPQLLVMGNKGRSGLKNILMGSKAEQVIKLCPIPVTIVKE
- the ppk1 gene encoding polyphosphate kinase 1; this translates as MSQIKQHLLQAISADNDAAATIDDANLDQPGLYLNRELTWLSFNRRVLHEADDPRTPLLERVKFLAIVSSNLDEFFMKRVGGLKQQIAAGVTKPSVDGRAPAEQLNECLEVIREMQVERQRMYIEVNGLLAENNILITTYKALDSSQQAKLREHFRQNIFPMLTPLAMDPSHPFPFISNLTLNLLVTLRFPGGHELYMARIKVPVGKKVSPRMIQVDEQHTFITLDDLVANNLDMLFPGMEIESCESFRITRNANVERDEEVASDLLEMIEIELRERHFAPIVRLEVSKGMNPTHRGMLAAELGLDEEQDVFEIDSMIATRDLFELASLNIPDLRDPPHHVVDHPQLAHDRRNIFHIIRDQGPLLLQHPYESFNTTVERFLRNAAEDPKVLAIKMTLYRTSGEGNILNSLIQAARNGKQVAVLVELMARFDEAANIRWARRLEQAGIHVTYGVIGLKTHSKLILVVRRDYAKLRRYYHVGTGNYHAGTARLYTDLGVLGCDKDVGQDLTELFNYLTGYSPPPSYRKILAAPYSLKKMLLKKIDRETSLHSAEQPGLIQMKMNALEDADIVKALYKATTTGVRVDLIVRNTCRLRPGIPGLSESAKVISIVGRFLEHSRITYFQNGGNEEYFIGSADLMHRNLESRVEVLIPVEASALRQELRLILDVQLSDQRSAWDMLADGNYVQRKPADNEKSLNAQETLIGVAKRRLAAAKRHKEKRMREKLVNHFQYRLKNS
- the apgM gene encoding 2,3-bisphosphoglycerate-independent phosphoglycerate mutase; its protein translation is MRQYKGLMIILDGVGDRPIPAFGNHTPLEQSATPNMDQLLASGQCSLVDPLLPGLPVGTHTGTSLLLGLPVAEAIRLSRGPVEAAGIGLSSQPGDLLLRCNFATLSRHSGGFDILDRRAGRIQSGTDELAAALGNLDLGNGITAILHPATQHRAVLKLTGQIFSSRISDTDSGHRYESLGLRHCEALDPTDSVAVITAGAINRFTEQAFEILDNHPVNNQRREENKPVANGIICRSPGTVSALPSLVKHLGLNAAVIAGEETILGLANLLGYQTLRDDRFSSLPDTDIDAKVECTLKALREYDLVFLHIKGPDICSHDLDPVGKMKMIERVDRSLSPLLDEEIVIGITGDHSTDSNSGRHTGDPLPALISSSHGRVDGVTRFGERECAQGGLGRITATAFLATLLDQMNVMHNLRSNEVRFYF